GCTGTAGCGCGGGGCGTGGGGCACCAGGATGCTGGCCAGTTCAAAGGTGTCTATGGCGTCCGCGTTGGTCAGGACGTCCTGTTTGGCGAGGAACTCCAGGTCAAACTGCACGCTGTGCCCCACGATGGGCCCATTCCCCACGAACCGCACCAGGTCGGGCAGGACCGACTTCAGGGCGGGCGCATTCTGCACGTCCTCGTCGCGGAGGCCCGTCAATTGGGTGATCCTGTAGGGAATCGGGCGCGAGGGGTTGACCAGCGATGACCAGGTGCCGAGGACTTCCTTGCCCCGGAACTTCACCGCGCCGACCTCTATGATGGAATCCCGTTCCGCGTCCAGCCCGGTGGTCTCCAGATCCAGGGCGACGTAGGTTCGGTGCATCTCGTCTCATTTCTAGGGCAGCATCGGGGAGGCTGCCGGCGTGATTATATCCGCCTGTCGGGAGAACGCCAAAGACAGGCAGGTGGCTCATCTTCGGCGACCGGCGCTGTCGGCGGGTGCAAAGGGGCTTGCCTTTGCCGTAGGCGCGCCCGCGTCGGCCTCACTTTTCAAAGACCGAGTCTATCGGGTGGGCGGTCATGATGCGGGTCGTCTGGCGGAAGTGCATCTTGGCCCAGAACCCCACCTCGCCCGGAATCACCACCGACAGGGTCTGGGCGCCCCGCGCCTTGAATCGTTCGGCAATGGCGCGAACCAGGGCGCGCCCGATGCCCCGCCGCTGATAGTCCGGGTGCACCGAGGCGATGTAGATGATGGCGCGCGAGCCGTCAAACACGCCGCGAATCATGCCCACAACCTGGCCGTCCTCCTCGGCCACCAGGAACTCGGCCGCCTGGCACTCGGCCACCCGCTTCATCGCTTCGGGGCCGTCCATCTCGGGGTGCCCGTACTGTTGGTTCGCCTTGAGGATTTCCACAAGTCGGTCGCAGTCTTTGACCTCAAAGTCTCGGATCAGCATGGGTTGCCTCCCTTCTTCCGAGAATCCGCGCGTTCCCTATCGTTCGCCTCCCACAGGCGGTGCAGCCATTCGGCCACTCGGGCATCCTCCACCCGGTCCCCTCGGGTCAGGTATGGCTTGATGTCCAGCACGGGGGTGCCGTCGGCCATGTCCAGACCCCTGACGTACAGCACATTGCCCTCTCGCCGGAGAAGGGGCACCACTGTGATGGCGATGGGGTTGGGTCGCTTCGGGCTTCGGGTTGCGAACACGCCCACCAGCGGCAAGTCTTCGCGCCCTTGCGGGTGCACGTGCAGGCGACGCTCGCGCAGGTCCCCCTGGCGGTGCAAGTAGCCGACCACGAGGATGTGCGAGAACCCCTCCATCCCGTCCAGGCCGTCGGCAAACTCCGGGTCAAGCACAACCCTGGACTCCAAATCCTCCCAGACCACGCCGTCCAGTTCGGTAATGCCGTTCTCCACGCGCCCGATGGGATGTACCGTGTAGTCCGCCATGCGCCCAAGTTTCCTTCTCCGGTGTGTTGATATTATAATACGCGGGCGCAACGGTGGCAAGGCGAACAGCGATGGTGCTCTTGACCTCACCCACTCGCGGTCAGCGTGCTGGAAACGGAGGGAGGGCTATGCAAGTTGCGGCGTTCTTTGACTTTGACGGCACCCTGTATGCGGGGCATCTGTGGAAGGACATGTCCGACTACTTCCGCGAGCGCCGCGAGCGCACGGGGCTGATCTGGACCTACCTGCTGGCGCACATGGCCCTGTGGCCGCTGAACCTGATGCGCGTCCTCAGCGACGAACGGTTCTACGGCTCGTGGGCGCGCGACCTGACCTGGATTCTGCGAGGGTTGTCGCTGGAAGAGGGCGACGCGCTCTTCCGCTTCATCCTGGAGTGGCGCATTCTGCCCGGCCTGCGCCCCGACGTGCTGGAGCGCCTGCGCCAGCACCAGGCGCAAGGCCACATCGTGATGCTGGTGTCGGGCGGGTTCCGCCGACTCCTGGAGATGCTGGCGTCGGAGTTGTCCATCGCCCACGTGGTGGGCACGGAGGCCGAGGTGCGCGACGGTAGGTACACCGGCCGCCCCACCGGGCTGGCCATCACCGGCCGGGGCAAGGTGGAGGGCATCCGTCGCCTTGCCGCCCGCGAGGGCATGGACCTGGATTGGCCGCACTCCTACTCCTACGCCGACAATCGCACCGACATCCCGCTGCTGGAAGCGGTCGGGCATCCCGTGGCCGTGTACCCCGACAGGGCGCTGGCGGCTCACGCGCAGAAAAGCGGCTGGGAGGTGTTGGGGACGATCACGCGGTCCTGATGGGCGCGCCGCCTACATCTTTTGCAGCCGCATGCGCCGAGGCCG
This genomic window from Chloroflexota bacterium contains:
- a CDS encoding GNAT family N-acetyltransferase, giving the protein MLIRDFEVKDCDRLVEILKANQQYGHPEMDGPEAMKRVAECQAAEFLVAEEDGQVVGMIRGVFDGSRAIIYIASVHPDYQRRGIGRALVRAIAERFKARGAQTLSVVIPGEVGFWAKMHFRQTTRIMTAHPIDSVFEK
- the tsaA gene encoding tRNA (N6-threonylcarbamoyladenosine(37)-N6)-methyltransferase TrmO, which gives rise to MADYTVHPIGRVENGITELDGVVWEDLESRVVLDPEFADGLDGMEGFSHILVVGYLHRQGDLRERRLHVHPQGREDLPLVGVFATRSPKRPNPIAITVVPLLRREGNVLYVRGLDMADGTPVLDIKPYLTRGDRVEDARVAEWLHRLWEANDRERADSRKKGGNPC
- a CDS encoding HAD family hydrolase: MQVAAFFDFDGTLYAGHLWKDMSDYFRERRERTGLIWTYLLAHMALWPLNLMRVLSDERFYGSWARDLTWILRGLSLEEGDALFRFILEWRILPGLRPDVLERLRQHQAQGHIVMLVSGGFRRLLEMLASELSIAHVVGTEAEVRDGRYTGRPTGLAITGRGKVEGIRRLAAREGMDLDWPHSYSYADNRTDIPLLEAVGHPVAVYPDRALAAHAQKSGWEVLGTITRS